The following proteins come from a genomic window of Gemmatimonadota bacterium:
- a CDS encoding nuclear transport factor 2 family protein, translating into MKLRRVLRRAGLGVAAMAVCASGIPGQVVPGGSGAPEARRARAEYRARVLEQVRGRMERWREAWNGDDADAIVRFYADDAVYRPPRSGALRGSELVGRFMAQALPLAGEIQTGLTDLEGSGRYVYLAGPWQHEQDGQTWSGDFVMVLEMGRTWQIRSQLFSTAPDAQAPGLPSFGGGGSDFTAVDLSRESPEIRALLDRLSGAWFAGDRLRMAELWMEEVVFQGRSGERATGREEALELWQKERRAEERVQDVVIDFLQSDRFAYAFTQRVVTWLEDGRTRTLTVPAVQIFYREVDAWRLRALLLLD; encoded by the coding sequence GTGAAGCTCCGACGCGTGCTCCGCCGAGCCGGGCTCGGGGTCGCGGCCATGGCGGTGTGTGCATCCGGGATTCCCGGCCAGGTGGTGCCCGGCGGGAGCGGCGCCCCGGAGGCGCGCCGCGCGCGCGCCGAGTACCGGGCCCGGGTGTTGGAACAGGTGCGGGGGCGCATGGAGCGCTGGCGGGAGGCGTGGAACGGCGACGACGCGGATGCCATCGTCCGCTTCTACGCTGACGACGCCGTCTATCGCCCGCCCCGTAGCGGAGCCCTGCGCGGCAGCGAGCTGGTCGGTCGGTTCATGGCCCAGGCCCTCCCCTTGGCGGGTGAGATCCAGACCGGGCTGACCGACCTGGAGGGATCCGGTCGCTATGTCTACCTGGCCGGTCCCTGGCAGCACGAACAGGATGGCCAGACCTGGAGCGGTGACTTCGTGATGGTCCTGGAGATGGGACGCACCTGGCAGATCCGCTCCCAGCTCTTCTCCACGGCGCCGGATGCGCAGGCTCCCGGTCTGCCGTCGTTCGGAGGAGGGGGCAGCGACTTCACGGCGGTGGACCTCAGTCGCGAGTCGCCCGAGATCCGAGCGCTGCTCGATCGACTTTCCGGCGCATGGTTCGCGGGCGACCGCCTGCGCATGGCCGAGCTGTGGATGGAGGAGGTCGTCTTCCAGGGAAGGTCGGGAGAGCGCGCGACGGGCCGTGAGGAAGCGCTGGAGCTGTGGCAGAAGGAGCGTCGTGCGGAGGAACGCGTGCAGGACGTCGTGATCGACTTCCTGCAATCGGATCGCTTCGCGTACGCCTTCACGCAGCGGGTGGTCACCTGGCTTGAAGACGGTCGCACGCGCACGCTCACCGTGCCGGCCGTGCAGATCTTCTACCGGGAGGTGGACGCCTGGCGGCTGAGGGCGCTCCTGTTGCTGGATTGA
- a CDS encoding glycine--tRNA ligase, with the protein MANADVMDKLTSLAKRRGFVFQSSEIYGGTGSVWDYGPLGVELKRNVKDAWWDAMVLQRDDVEGLDAGILMHPRVWEASGHVAGFTDPLVECKTCKKRFRQDQLESSTCGQKPSKRPGEVDACQLGEPRLFNLMFKTFMGPVEEEAATVYLRPETAQGTYVNFLNVQTAARQKVPFGIAQIGKAFRNEITPGNFIFRSREFEQMEMQFFVEPGTDEEWFEYWRAQRLAWHHALGIRPDKLRFHPHGPTELAHYAKRAEDIEYEFPFGWKEFEGIHNRSDYDLSRHQEYSKKRLEYVESDSGKRFVPFVIETAVGVDRTVLVVLADAYREEQVEGEERVVLGIHPRLAPLKTAVLPLVKKDGLPEIAEKLHAELRGASVPSFFDAAGSIGRRYRRQDEAGTPWCVTVDGQTAEDDTVTIRDRDTLEQVRVPLVGVRAWVQERLAAR; encoded by the coding sequence ATGGCCAACGCCGACGTGATGGATAAGCTGACCTCTCTCGCCAAGCGGCGGGGTTTCGTCTTCCAGTCCTCCGAGATCTACGGAGGCACGGGCTCGGTGTGGGACTATGGCCCCCTGGGCGTCGAGCTCAAGCGCAACGTGAAGGACGCCTGGTGGGATGCGATGGTCCTGCAGCGCGACGACGTCGAGGGGCTCGACGCCGGAATCCTGATGCATCCGCGCGTGTGGGAGGCCTCGGGTCACGTTGCCGGGTTCACGGATCCCCTGGTGGAATGCAAGACCTGCAAGAAGCGCTTCCGCCAGGACCAACTCGAGTCCTCCACGTGTGGTCAGAAGCCCAGCAAGCGACCGGGTGAAGTGGACGCCTGCCAGCTCGGCGAACCCCGCCTCTTCAACTTGATGTTCAAGACCTTCATGGGTCCGGTCGAGGAAGAGGCGGCCACGGTATACCTTCGCCCCGAGACGGCGCAGGGGACCTACGTCAATTTCCTGAACGTGCAGACCGCGGCGCGGCAAAAGGTGCCGTTCGGGATCGCGCAGATCGGGAAGGCGTTCCGCAACGAGATCACCCCCGGCAACTTCATCTTCCGCTCGCGCGAATTCGAACAGATGGAGATGCAGTTCTTCGTCGAGCCTGGCACCGACGAAGAGTGGTTCGAGTATTGGCGGGCGCAGCGACTCGCCTGGCACCATGCCCTGGGCATCCGTCCCGACAAGCTCCGCTTCCATCCCCATGGCCCGACCGAGCTGGCGCACTACGCCAAACGAGCCGAGGACATCGAGTACGAGTTTCCCTTTGGCTGGAAGGAATTCGAGGGCATCCACAATCGGTCCGACTACGACCTGTCCCGGCACCAGGAGTACTCGAAGAAGCGCCTGGAGTATGTGGAGTCTGATTCCGGGAAACGCTTCGTTCCGTTCGTGATCGAGACGGCGGTCGGAGTGGACCGCACGGTGCTGGTGGTGCTCGCGGACGCCTACCGGGAAGAGCAGGTGGAAGGCGAAGAGCGCGTCGTGTTGGGCATCCATCCACGATTGGCGCCCCTCAAGACTGCCGTGCTCCCCTTGGTCAAGAAGGACGGCTTGCCGGAGATCGCGGAGAAGCTCCATGCCGAACTGCGGGGCGCCTCGGTTCCGTCCTTCTTCGATGCGGCCGGCTCCATTGGCCGCCGCTACCGCCGACAGGACGAGGCTGGGACGCCGTGGTGCGTCACGGTGGATGGACAGACCGCCGAGGACGACACGGTCACCATTCGCGACCGGGACACCCTCGAACAGGTCCGTGTGCCACTGGTAGGCGTACGGGCGTGGGTCCAGGAACGGTTGGCGGCGCGGTAG